GTACtagaaaaggaatttttttctggAGTAAGGATCTTCCTAAACAATTTGTGGCCTCGGCTATCGACACTCTCGAAGACATAACCTGGTGGCGATGGGTAAGTTGCAGGGCAAATTTCATTCTTCTTGGGTACAAATTCTGAGCGGTATAAGGTTCCGCTTTCAAATGGGACAGAGCTTCGGAGTGCTGCATTGGAAGGCTTAAAACTTTCAGTTGGATGGATTTCATGGGGAAGATAGTGGGACTTGAAAGTAGTTAACCCATCAAATTTTCCAGCAGGCTTTGGAATCTGATGGTCTTTCTTGATCATTTCTTGACGTCTAGCTTCCCAGGCCCTAAAATCTTCCTTCATTGTGGAACTTCCTTGGAAAGGAACATTGGTTCTTCTTCCATGAGATACAGGTCGAATTGGAGCGACATAACTGAGCTGGTGTGGTACATAATCTAGATGACTTGTAGTGTCTAGCTCCATGTGAGTGGTAGGTGGATTATATTCTAGAGACTTTTGGCCATAGTGTGGAGAAACCTGCCACGGCTGAAAGCTATCACGGAATTCAGTGCTGCCGTCAAATCGAGCATTGCTACCAAATTTCTGATTTTCAGGTTTAAAGCTTTTTGTTATTTCACCAAGGGCACCTTTAAAATTGAGACGATGGGTGGTAAGATCTTCAAATGGTTGACTGTTGGGCTTATACTCCTGCTTTTGTCTTGCAACTCTTGGTTCTATTTCATAAGGAACATATGAAGTGCGATGACTTGTAGTACCATCAAATGGCATGTCACTGTGTTTTGCTATACCAGGTGGCTTGAAACTTTCTCTTGGCTTTAATTCTTTAGGAAAAAAATCATCCTGGAATGTAGTTGCATTTCCAAATTTCCCATTCGGTGGTTGGTAAGAATGTTCTGGCTTAGCAAGTTCTGTTCTGTGGATGTCCCAGGGTCTGTAGTCATCTTTAATAAAACAAAATGTGTAAAACTTCTCATATACCCATTTCTACTTCCCTCAGAGggaataaaaatgtttaaattaaCACAGTTGATTCATAATGTCTATAGATTGATCCTTCTGAAACCTAACTAGTCAGATTACCTGGGCTTTCAATAAAATTTGTGTACTAAGGAAATATCATGGGTATTGATGTCACACAAGCTTAAACTGCTATAGGCTGTGGGACTATAACATTGGGTCTTTACCTCTTTGCATGGCATAGGAGTATATGCAGCGGACTCAGGAGCGTAGTCATTCCATAAGCAGTGGGTGCTGGCTGTGTCATAGGGGTGACACTCCTGTGCAATAGCATGGATTGGAGATCACTCCAATCCCAGATGTTTAACCTTTTAGATGCTGTGCCTAATGCGACCACACCATCCAAGCAGCTAAATAGAGGTGTGATTTACCTCTGCAAGCCCATCCTTCCCTCTTACGGAGTACTGATGGGTTGTTATAACAGCCAGGGGCCTAATTAAGGTCAGACATTTTAGTAATCCTATTAGGCAAAGATTAAGAGGAAAATTCTATCAGGCACAAGACTTTGTAATACAgaaagtattgcagtgtaataTACAAACAATTTCATGGTTAAGTAGTTcaactaaaaaaaagtgcaacagaaGTCTTAGAGTTCTTAAAAgtgttttcaaaaatatttttaaaaacctaTTAAAAGCTCAAAAAACTATTTACCCATTTATTATGTAAAATTCAAAGTACCACAACCTCTGCAAAGGTCCGAGCTAATAAAATATCTCCgaatatggtgacagaaagcaaaaaattattttattttgtaatagtAATAAAACAGCAGAAGCTACAGATATAGCAAACTTCAACTTAACCAGTATTACATGCTGCACAATCCGTGTAGCATGCTTATTATTTGTGTAAATCATGCCATTCAATAACACTGCATTAGTGGTTGCACTATACAAATAATGTAGTGTGCTGCAGCATGGTATAAATATTTATTTGGCACAATGAATGTTTATTTGGGACCTGCTTCATCTATATATACAATAGATTTGACAttgacataatcatactgacccgaaGAATAGTTAAAGTTAAAATGTAATTTATGCCacacagtgaatgctgtaaaagcaaaaacccccaaaaatcccagttgcagttttttcttttatattccatcctgcaaaaaaatgtttacatGTTTTTTAACGCAATTATAAAATAGTGCaaatatcccacaaaaaaacaaagctGAATACAGCTGGGTCaacgggaaaataaaaagttatggctcttggaaagacAGAATAAGAAAAACCAAAAAGTACCAAAGTGGGTgtttcaggaaggggttaatcagcaACTGTTGTCACGTTTGCAAAAATACTTTCTTCAAATACTTGAAACTAAAAAACATATGGGACTATTTCAATTTAGCAAAGCTACCAATTCAGATGGCTTACACCCTGTGGCTGAGAGATCATCCCCATATATTAGAATGTGAAAAAAGGGATAATGTGAGGAATAAAGACAACCCCAGTAGGTGCCAAGTAATGGCAATCAACTCAGTTTTGATAATCCATGATGGGCAGTTCTTCATGGTGCAGATGGTTGGAATTGCACTCAGAATGGGAATCACTACAAGCAATAAAAGGTTTTTAGCGTCTGAAGTGCCCTAGAGTTAGATCTGCTCTTTTGGATCATAGGTTTACCTTTATATGTAGGATTTGTGTCAAAGGTCCCCAGGTTGCCGTGCCGTTTTTCCACTGGTCGTGCCGGAATCATTGGTTCTATCTTGTAGGGGTTAAAGTCCTGTTTATAGGTTGTTCCAAGGTCAATCTGACCAGGCTTCGGTTGATACTCTTGGTGAGGACGTAGTGGACGATTAGTTACTTCATATGGAATGTAATCTGACCTAAACATATAAACACAGATGTGTGACGGCATTCAGATGGAAATATGGCTCAACTACTGTCAGTAGAAGGTCATATTTCTAATTGTCCTTTATACACATGTAGTCACCGATAGGCAGATCATTGATACACATTATACATGAGTTTAAGTATACTGATGTTGACATCCCACTTCAGAAGTATAAGGGCACCTGCACACgtatggatttgcattgcagaattcaCGGTCGGTGTCAGCATCGTGGTTCCGCACCATA
The nucleotide sequence above comes from Eleutherodactylus coqui strain aEleCoq1 chromosome 2, aEleCoq1.hap1, whole genome shotgun sequence. Encoded proteins:
- the SAXO2 gene encoding stabilizer of axonemal microtubules 2, with protein sequence MKRKCICEICTCGRHRCPHMPTKIFEKSGQPCVLTEYVEKYPQYDSIQPPQSMKPKHEYQGHRGKMEGITTFKSDYIPYEVTNRPLRPHQEYQPKPGQIDLGTTYKQDFNPYKIEPMIPARPVEKRHGNLGTFDTNPTYKDDYRPWDIHRTELAKPEHSYQPPNGKFGNATTFQDDFFPKELKPRESFKPPGIAKHSDMPFDGTTSHRTSYVPYEIEPRVARQKQEYKPNSQPFEDLTTHRLNFKGALGEITKSFKPENQKFGSNARFDGSTEFRDSFQPWQVSPHYGQKSLEYNPPTTHMELDTTSHLDYVPHQLSYVAPIRPVSHGRRTNVPFQGSSTMKEDFRAWEARRQEMIKKDHQIPKPAGKFDGLTTFKSHYLPHEIHPTESFKPSNAALRSSVPFESGTLYRSEFVPKKNEICPATYPSPPGYVFESVDSRGHKLFRKILTPEKNSFSSTNEKNLARAIAVIS